GTACGAGACGTCGAGCACCCTGACGCTCCCGGTCCGCCCGCTGGCGGAGCCCGACGCGCTGCCGGACCAGCCCTTCGACGAACCGGAGGGCACGCGGCCCAGGAGCCCCGTCCGGCTGGTCGCCCCCGAGGAACGCTGGCAGGTCAAGCGTGATCTGGTCGATTACGCCGCGGAGCTGGAGATCGTCAAGGACCGGGGGACGGTGCGTCTTGAGGACATCGGCCTCGACGTCGGCTGCCGGGCCTATGAGCGCTACACCTCGCTGGCCGAGGACTTCACCTCCGCCACCGGCGAGTCGGCCTGGACGATGTCCTTCCGGCGCGACGACTGGGACGTACGGGTGGAGACCCGCACGGTACTCAGCTGTGACGAGGACCAGTTCCGGGTGGACGCCACCCTGGACGGTTACGAGGGTGACCGGAGGGTTTTCTCGCGCACCTGGAATGAAACGGTGCCCCGCGACTTGCTGTGACATCAAGGTGAAGCCACGGCGGAACCGGACTTGGTGAGTCGGCCGGAAGTTTCTGTTTGGCCCCTTTCCGGCAGGGCACCCGATGCGTTGGAGGTTGATCATCTCCTCCCGCTATGCGAATCCCTGCGTTTCAGGGAAAACCAATTGAGGAGTTCTCGATGAGCAACGAAATCTGGAGCTACGCTCCCACCGCCGGGCACGGCCCGGACGCCGATCTGACGGGCTACAAGGTCGAGGCCGCGGACGGCCACATCGGCAAGGTCGACAAGCACTCGAACGAGGTCGCCAACCAGTACATCGTGGTCGACACCGGAGTGTGGATCTTCGGCAAGGAGGTGCTGCTGCCCGCGAGCACCGTCACCGCCATCGACCACGAGGCGCGGAAGATCCTGGTCTCGCGCACCAAGGACCAGATCAAGGACGCGCCCGAGTTCGACAAGGAGAAGCACCTGGGCGACCCGGCCTACCGTGACCAGCTCGGCGGCTACTACGGCGGTCTGGGCCCGGGCCACTGACCCGCGCCGGGGCGTGAATTCACCGCCCCACTGACCCCAATGGCGTCCGAGGCATCAAGTGCCTCGGACGCCATTCGGCATTTACGGGACTGTGGCATCGAATCCCTGGATCGAATACGAATCAGTGTCAGCTTTACCGTCGGCCTCATCTGTAGCCATTCAGCCTCAGCCTTTCGAGAGAGCGCTGCAGGGGCGATCAGGGGGCAGTCAGGGGTGGATTCGGGGTGATCCCTGATGGCGGGCGGGATCGGCTTCGACAGGATGATCTCCATGACATCGAATCCCCCCTCGCGCCGGTCCTTGGTCGGTGGAGCCCTGGCCGGGGCGCTTCTCGCGGCGACACCGGCCACCGTGGCCCGGGCAGCCGCGAAGCCCACCGGCTCGGTCGGCACCGTCGACGACGCCGCGCTCCCGCCGCTCGATCCGGACAGGCTGCGGGCGGCCGTCTCCGATCTCACCCGTCCACCGGCGACGTCCTCGCAGTTGTGGGTCGCCGGTTCGGAGGGCTCGTGGCACGGCTCCGCAGGCGTGGCCGACCTCGCCAGTGGCCGTGCCGTGAAGGCCTACGACAAAATCCGCGCGGGCAGCATCACCAAGGTGTTCCTCGCCTGCGTCGTCCTGCAACTGGCCGCCCGGCACCGGGTGGAGCTCGACGCCGCGATCGGGCGGTATCTTCCGGGACTGCTCCCACGGGAGTCCGCCCGCATCACCGTGGCGCAGCTCCTGAACCACACCAGCGGGCTGCCCGATCACCAGGGGCTGCCTGAGACCGACACTCCTGAGGAGGTCCTCCGGCACAGATTCGACCAGTGGACGCCGGAGGAGTTGGTGGGGACAGTCACCCAGAGTCCGCTCAAGTTCGCGCCGGGCACCAAGCAGGAGTACCGGGGCATCAACTACGTCCTGCTGGCTCTGCTCGTCGAGCGGCTGTGCGGCCGGAGCTACGGAGACGTGATCGACGAGCGCGTGCTGCGCCCACTGGGGCTCGCACGGACGGTGATACCGGGCGACGACGTACGGCTGCACGGCTCCCACGTGCGCGGATATCTGCGGATGTCCGACGGATCGCTGCGGGACGTCACCGTCTGCAATCCGTCGTCGAGTTGGGGCGAGGGCGAGCTGGTCTCGACCGTCGACGACCTGTCCCGGTTCCTGGAAGCACTGTTCCGCGGCGCGCTGTTGCCGTCACCCGCCATGGAGAAGCTGTTCACCCTGCCACCCGTCGACGTGCGCATGCTGGACGGCAGCCCGGCGCGCTACAGCCTGGGACTGCAGAAGGCCACGGTGAACGGCGTGACCTTCTGGGGGAAGACAGGCGAGTGGTACGGCTACCGCACC
This Streptomyces sp. NBC_01283 DNA region includes the following protein-coding sequences:
- a CDS encoding serine hydrolase domain-containing protein, yielding MTSNPPSRRSLVGGALAGALLAATPATVARAAAKPTGSVGTVDDAALPPLDPDRLRAAVSDLTRPPATSSQLWVAGSEGSWHGSAGVADLASGRAVKAYDKIRAGSITKVFLACVVLQLAARHRVELDAAIGRYLPGLLPRESARITVAQLLNHTSGLPDHQGLPETDTPEEVLRHRFDQWTPEELVGTVTQSPLKFAPGTKQEYRGINYVLLALLVERLCGRSYGDVIDERVLRPLGLARTVIPGDDVRLHGSHVRGYLRMSDGSLRDVTVCNPSSSWGEGELVSTVDDLSRFLEALFRGALLPSPAMEKLFTLPPVDVRMLDGSPARYSLGLQKATVNGVTFWGKTGEWYGYRTRIFSTRDQRRRFVLSYTPTPLNAREDMTERVVAALTGA
- a CDS encoding PRC-barrel domain-containing protein — protein: MSNEIWSYAPTAGHGPDADLTGYKVEAADGHIGKVDKHSNEVANQYIVVDTGVWIFGKEVLLPASTVTAIDHEARKILVSRTKDQIKDAPEFDKEKHLGDPAYRDQLGGYYGGLGPGH